In the genome of Streptomyces sp. V2I9, one region contains:
- a CDS encoding plasmid stabilization protein yields the protein MPAGSSKKRERQYEHIKESEKEQGASEGRAKEIAARTVNKQRARSGESRTASRTSTQDKKSAYQRGGERSHKGAQGPTKDQLYAEAKKKNIDGRSSMNKEELRKALGR from the coding sequence ATGCCTGCTGGATCCAGCAAGAAGCGCGAGCGGCAGTACGAGCACATCAAGGAGAGCGAGAAGGAGCAGGGCGCCTCGGAGGGGCGCGCGAAGGAGATCGCGGCGCGGACCGTGAACAAGCAGCGCGCCCGGTCCGGTGAGTCGAGGACGGCGAGCAGAACGTCCACGCAGGACAAGAAGTCCGCCTACCAGCGCGGTGGCGAACGCTCCCACAAGGGTGCGCAGGGTCCCACGAAGGACCAGCTCTACGCGGAGGCGAAGAAGAAGAACATCGACGGGCGTTCCTCCATGAACAAGGAAGAGCTCCGCAAGGCCCTCGGCCGCTGA
- a CDS encoding DUF5709 domain-containing protein, with the protein MPADARGDDVYQPQDDDGQDPPNDDLDLENTLGERDLDDQLDEGYSPPERPLGVDKFGTTGAEERRGESLDQRLAREVDDVEPPVGDGAGDPAGGDGEPVEGSERALRAGRLSAVDDPTGRETDVFARDVGIDGGAASAEEAAVHVTDEDEAP; encoded by the coding sequence ATGCCCGCAGACGCACGCGGCGACGATGTGTACCAGCCGCAGGACGACGACGGCCAGGATCCGCCGAACGACGATCTCGACCTGGAGAACACGCTCGGCGAACGGGACCTGGACGATCAGCTGGACGAGGGCTACTCCCCGCCCGAACGCCCCCTCGGCGTGGACAAGTTCGGTACGACGGGGGCGGAGGAGCGCCGCGGCGAGTCCCTGGACCAGCGGCTCGCCCGGGAGGTCGACGACGTGGAGCCGCCCGTCGGCGACGGCGCCGGTGATCCGGCCGGGGGCGACGGCGAGCCCGTGGAGGGGTCCGAGCGCGCACTCCGGGCGGGCCGCCTGAGCGCGGTGGACGACCCCACCGGTCGGGAGACCGACGTCTTCGCGCGGGACGTGGGGATCGACGGCGGAGCGGCGTCGGCCGAGGAAGCCGCCGTCCATGTGACGGACGAGGACGAGGCCCCCTGA
- a CDS encoding HAD family hydrolase, whose protein sequence is MAGAAIFDVDGTLTDTNHLHVVAWWEAFRQAGHTVPMPDILRSVGLGSGDLIERLLGADRDREQDDAISSAHSVLYATCFDRLPAFRGAGDLLRTLDGRGWRVVLATSADGEELAALRRAIDADEAIVATASSDDVDRGKPAPEPVELACRLAGVAPGEAVFVGDTVWDMEAASRAGVDAVALLSGGIPRADLERAGARVVYRDVADLLAHLDDSPFGPESGRDAPR, encoded by the coding sequence ATGGCAGGCGCGGCGATCTTCGATGTGGACGGCACGCTCACGGACACCAACCACCTTCATGTGGTGGCGTGGTGGGAGGCGTTCCGGCAGGCCGGGCACACCGTGCCGATGCCGGACATCCTCCGGTCGGTCGGCCTCGGTTCGGGCGATCTGATCGAGCGGCTGCTGGGCGCCGACCGGGACCGCGAGCAGGACGACGCCATCAGCTCCGCACACTCGGTGCTGTACGCGACCTGCTTCGACCGCCTCCCCGCCTTCCGGGGGGCGGGCGACCTGTTGCGTACGCTCGACGGGCGCGGCTGGCGGGTCGTCCTCGCCACCTCGGCGGACGGGGAGGAACTCGCGGCGCTGCGGCGCGCGATCGACGCCGACGAGGCGATTGTCGCCACCGCGAGTTCGGACGACGTCGACCGGGGCAAGCCCGCCCCGGAACCGGTGGAGCTGGCCTGCCGCCTCGCCGGCGTCGCCCCCGGCGAGGCGGTGTTCGTGGGCGACACGGTGTGGGACATGGAGGCGGCGTCCCGCGCCGGGGTGGACGCGGTGGCCCTCCTGTCGGGCGGCATCCCGCGCGCCGACCTGGAGCGGGCGGGAGCGCGGGTGGTCTACCGGGACGTCGCCGACCTGCTCGCCCACCTCGACGACAGCCCCTTCGGTCCGGAATCCGGCCGGGACGCGCCGCGCTGA
- a CDS encoding SigB/SigF/SigG family RNA polymerase sigma factor — protein MQDPVAPHAAPAPTDRSRSEVFRRLRALPPGPERDTLRTETICAWLPMAHRVATRFRNRGETMDDLRQVAAMGLVKAVDRFDPERGKAFETYAVPTVTGELKRHFRDHTWDVHVPRRVQDLRNRVRTARLELAQTCSGRAPTCAEIASATGLAEEDVLLGLEALDSYSALSLDAEPTGAEGGVPLLDRLGSYDRALEVAVDREAVKPGLRGLPERERTILYLRYFQDMTQVRIAERLGISQMHVSRLLSQSCERVRDGVLQGAVRRA, from the coding sequence ATGCAGGACCCCGTCGCCCCCCACGCAGCCCCTGCCCCGACCGACCGGTCGCGCAGCGAGGTGTTCCGCAGGCTGCGGGCGCTTCCGCCGGGGCCGGAGCGGGACACGTTGCGCACCGAGACGATCTGCGCGTGGCTGCCGATGGCCCACCGCGTGGCGACCCGGTTCCGCAACCGCGGCGAGACCATGGACGATCTTCGCCAGGTGGCCGCGATGGGCCTGGTCAAGGCGGTGGACCGCTTCGACCCGGAGCGGGGCAAGGCGTTCGAGACCTATGCCGTGCCCACCGTCACCGGGGAGCTGAAGCGGCACTTCCGCGATCACACCTGGGACGTACACGTCCCGCGCCGCGTCCAGGACCTCCGCAACCGGGTGCGGACGGCCCGCCTGGAGCTGGCGCAGACCTGCTCGGGCAGGGCGCCGACCTGTGCCGAGATCGCCTCCGCCACCGGGCTCGCCGAGGAGGACGTGCTGCTGGGGCTGGAAGCGCTGGACAGCTACAGCGCCCTCTCCCTGGACGCCGAGCCCACGGGGGCCGAGGGAGGCGTGCCGCTGCTCGACCGGCTGGGGTCCTACGACAGGGCGCTGGAGGTCGCCGTCGACCGGGAGGCCGTCAAACCGGGGCTGCGCGGGCTCCCCGAGCGGGAACGCACCATCCTCTACCTCCGGTACTTCCAGGACATGACGCAGGTACGCATCGCCGAACGCCTCGGCATCTCGCAGATGCACGTGTCCCGTCTGCTCAGCCAGTCATGCGAACGCGTACGCGACGGGGTCCTCCAGGGAGCCGTCCGACGGGCGTGA
- a CDS encoding cysteine hydrolase family protein translates to MGNSALIVIDMINSYDHPDADLLVPSVRSALPRIGRLIDRARSERVPVVYANDNFGQWRSHHGEIIETALGGSNAELVEPVLPDQDSLFVVKARHSIFYETPLSYLLSQLEAGHVVLCGQVTEQCVLYSALDAHIRHLRVTVPRDAVAHIHGDLADAALRMMERNMGAAVLDADDVSF, encoded by the coding sequence ATGGGAAACAGCGCTCTCATCGTCATCGACATGATCAACTCCTACGACCACCCCGACGCCGACCTGCTCGTGCCCTCCGTCCGCTCGGCCCTGCCGCGGATCGGGCGGCTGATCGACCGGGCCCGCTCGGAGCGCGTTCCGGTCGTCTACGCGAACGACAACTTCGGGCAGTGGCGCTCCCACCACGGGGAGATCATCGAGACCGCGCTCGGAGGGAGCAACGCCGAGCTGGTCGAGCCGGTGCTCCCGGACCAGGACTCCCTGTTCGTCGTCAAGGCCCGGCACTCCATCTTCTACGAGACCCCGCTCAGCTACCTGCTCTCCCAGTTGGAGGCCGGCCATGTGGTGCTGTGCGGCCAGGTGACGGAGCAGTGCGTGCTGTACTCGGCGCTCGACGCGCACATCCGGCATCTGCGCGTGACGGTGCCGAGGGACGCCGTGGCGCACATCCACGGCGACCTCGCGGACGCCGCGCTGCGCATGATGGAGCGCAACATGGGGGCCGCGGTCCTGGACGCCGACGACGTCTCCTTCTGA
- a CDS encoding iron-containing redox enzyme family protein, giving the protein MTIQATTEPRDGDRPAASPALPAARGPLSRSVLDVLAGRAARLPDADAVRRCDPYGDDLQLLLYVLYELHYRGFAGVDERLEWDPALLGVRAAAEDVFLDAVRRDGGSGGKDVAGTVDALQLEPVGDDGHSVSHHLQREGELWQLREYAALRSLYHLKEADPHLWVVPRLRGRAKAAMVAVEFDEFGAGRAENVHARLFADLMADLGLDARYGHYLDAAPARALATVNLMSLFGLHRRLRGALVGHFAAVEITSSPGSRRLAEALRRVGAGPAAQRFYDEHVEADAVHEQVVRHEVIDGLLEDEPGLAADVVLGVEATGYLEDRLGDHLLTAWREGRSALRTPPAP; this is encoded by the coding sequence GTGACGATCCAGGCCACCACGGAACCGCGTGACGGCGACCGCCCCGCGGCGTCCCCCGCGCTCCCCGCGGCGCGCGGCCCCCTGAGCCGCAGCGTGCTCGACGTGCTGGCGGGCAGGGCCGCCCGGCTGCCCGACGCCGACGCGGTACGCCGCTGCGATCCGTACGGGGACGACCTCCAGCTGCTCCTGTACGTCCTGTACGAGCTGCACTACCGGGGGTTCGCCGGGGTGGACGAGCGCCTGGAGTGGGACCCGGCCCTGCTCGGCGTGCGCGCGGCGGCCGAGGACGTCTTCCTGGACGCGGTACGCCGCGACGGCGGCTCCGGCGGAAAGGACGTGGCGGGGACGGTGGACGCGCTCCAGCTGGAACCCGTCGGGGACGACGGCCACAGCGTCAGCCACCACCTCCAGCGGGAGGGCGAGCTCTGGCAGCTGCGCGAATACGCCGCCCTTCGCTCCCTCTACCACCTCAAGGAAGCCGACCCGCATCTGTGGGTGGTGCCACGGCTCCGCGGGCGTGCCAAGGCGGCGATGGTGGCCGTGGAGTTCGACGAGTTCGGCGCGGGGCGGGCCGAGAACGTGCACGCCCGGCTCTTCGCCGACCTGATGGCCGACCTCGGCCTCGACGCACGGTACGGCCACTACCTCGACGCCGCGCCGGCCCGCGCCCTGGCCACGGTCAACCTCATGTCCCTCTTCGGCCTGCACCGGCGGTTGCGCGGCGCCCTGGTCGGACACTTCGCCGCCGTGGAGATCACCTCGTCCCCCGGATCGCGGCGGCTGGCCGAGGCGCTGCGCCGGGTGGGCGCGGGCCCCGCCGCCCAGCGGTTCTACGACGAGCACGTGGAGGCCGACGCGGTGCACGAGCAGGTGGTGCGCCACGAGGTGATCGACGGCCTGCTGGAGGACGAGCCCGGCCTCGCCGCCGACGTCGTCCTGGGCGTCGAGGCGACCGGGTACCTGGAGGACCGCCTCGGCGACCACCTGCTGACGGCATGGCGCGAGGGCCGTTCCGCCCTGCGTACACCGCCGGCGCCGTGA
- a CDS encoding CDGSH iron-sulfur domain-containing protein — MVLNREGPVLVEGPVEVVGDDGTTARSDRFVVALCTCRRSRAYPWCDTSHRRRRPAASPQGGTDGRQPREGEEESRT, encoded by the coding sequence GTGGTGCTCAACCGGGAGGGCCCCGTCCTGGTCGAAGGACCGGTCGAGGTCGTGGGCGACGACGGCACGACGGCCCGGTCCGACCGCTTCGTCGTCGCCCTCTGCACCTGCCGCCGCAGCCGCGCCTACCCCTGGTGCGACACCAGCCACCGCCGCCGCAGGCCCGCCGCCTCCCCGCAGGGCGGCACTGACGGACGACAGCCCCGCGAGGGCGAGGAGGAGTCCCGGACGTGA